A part of Deinococcota bacterium genomic DNA contains:
- a CDS encoding DUF503 family protein codes for VVERLKVRFAVSAARLGGADEHAWETIGVTAISSDRVGLEGLLRKVEGFVAAQGDYRVTASSLDIELWEPLA; via the coding sequence GTGGTGGAGCGGCTGAAGGTGCGCTTCGCGGTTTCCGCCGCACGCTTAGGCGGCGCGGACGAACACGCCTGGGAAACCATCGGCGTCACCGCCATCAGCAGCGACCGGGTGGGGCTCGAGGGGCTCTTGCGCAAGGTCGAGGGATTCGTGGCCGCGCAGGGTGACTACCGGGTGACGGCGAGCAGCCTCGACATCGAACTGTGGGAGCCGTTAGCCTGA